Proteins encoded in a region of the Acidobacteriota bacterium genome:
- a CDS encoding sulfite exporter TauE/SafE family protein: MNPSLLAAQAIILFAFFFRSFSGFGGALLSIPLLALLFPLKFIVPVESCLEVALSILLVPGAVRRVDRANLLRLLAGAVPGSLAGVYLLASWGNRPMEIVLGVAVIGVGLFFLRNTPSAPVVSSRWGLAAGLAGGLLGGMFGTSGPAYVAFLSSQALDKAAFRATLIVLFAVEYAWRLGLYAHQGLLDTQGLQLALTLLPALVAATLLGHFVHLRAGEKVFRRWAAVFLLVSGTLCLF; the protein is encoded by the coding sequence ATGAATCCATCCCTGCTGGCTGCTCAGGCCATCATCCTGTTTGCCTTTTTCTTCCGATCCTTTTCCGGGTTCGGAGGGGCGTTGCTCAGCATTCCCCTGCTGGCGCTGCTCTTTCCCCTGAAGTTTATCGTTCCTGTCGAATCCTGCCTGGAGGTGGCTCTCAGCATCCTGCTGGTGCCCGGCGCCGTTCGCAGGGTCGACCGGGCCAACCTGTTGCGGCTGTTGGCCGGGGCGGTGCCCGGTAGCCTTGCGGGAGTCTATTTGCTGGCTTCCTGGGGCAACCGGCCTATGGAGATTGTCCTGGGCGTAGCTGTCATTGGGGTCGGTTTGTTCTTCCTGCGAAATACGCCCTCAGCCCCGGTCGTGTCCAGCCGATGGGGGCTGGCGGCGGGGCTTGCGGGAGGATTGCTGGGAGGAATGTTCGGAACCAGCGGCCCGGCCTATGTGGCCTTCCTCTCGAGCCAGGCCCTGGACAAGGCAGCATTTCGGGCGACGCTGATCGTGCTGTTTGCCGTCGAGTACGCCTGGAGGCTCGGATTGTATGCCCACCAGGGGCTGCTGGACACTCAGGGGTTGCAGTTGGCCCTGACTCTGCTGCCGGCTCTGGTGGCGGCGACCCTGTTGGGTCACTTTGTCCATCTCCGGGCTGGGGAGAAGGTGTTTCGGAGGTGGGCAGCGGTCTTTCTGCTCGTGTCAGGCACCTTGTGCCTTTTCTGA
- a CDS encoding BrnA antitoxin family protein encodes MKSFSSSATCNDRDEYPKVTQTDLDRATFRVGLKPAPRKQRITISLDTNLVEYYKAKAGKRGYQTLINETLRQAKEQEELADTLRRVIREELHREKHYGST; translated from the coding sequence ATGAAAAGCTTCTCTTCTTCAGCAACCTGTAATGATCGTGATGAATATCCCAAGGTGACACAAACGGACCTGGACCGGGCCACATTCCGCGTCGGACTCAAGCCCGCCCCACGCAAGCAACGCATCACAATCTCGCTGGACACAAACCTCGTCGAATACTACAAGGCAAAGGCAGGGAAGCGCGGGTATCAAACCCTGATTAACGAGACATTGAGGCAGGCGAAGGAACAGGAAGAGTTGGCCGATACGTTACGGAGAGTCATTCGAGAGGAATTGCATCGCGAAAAGCACTACGGCAGCACCTGA
- a CDS encoding alkaline phosphatase family protein: MTKILVIGLDCAAPEILFGDERLTHFRRLMANGCYGRLESVIPPITVPAWMCMATSQDPGSLGVYGFRNRADHSYDGLRFADARSILEPAIWDQVCRQGGRSNIIGVPPSYPPRRVDGICVGCFLTPDTARNRYTHPALIQERISQLVGDYPVDVSGFRTHRKDWLKQQIDSMTHTHFEVVRHFLRHSKWDYFQFVEIGLDRIHHGFWQYHDPRHRLFEAGNPYSEVVGDYYRLLDEEVGKLLELLDKETVILVVSDHGAKPLDGGFCVNEWLIRQGWLVLNRYPGDATPFGQLAVDWDRTRVWSEGGYYARVFLNVKGREPRGIISPEDYDPFRDEVAARLEAIPDDLGRPMGTQVFKPERVYRSVRRVAPDLIAHFGGLAWRSIGSVGRPELHLQENDTGPDGCNHAQHGAFILNAPGLSRRGEVQGAHLLDMAPTLLRLGGYDLPGSMQGTPLFS, encoded by the coding sequence ATGACCAAGATCCTGGTGATCGGGCTCGACTGCGCCGCCCCCGAGATCCTATTCGGGGATGAAAGACTCACCCACTTTCGACGGCTCATGGCCAACGGCTGCTACGGCAGGCTGGAGAGCGTGATTCCCCCCATCACCGTTCCCGCCTGGATGTGCATGGCCACCAGCCAGGATCCCGGATCGCTGGGCGTGTACGGCTTTCGCAACCGGGCGGACCACTCCTATGACGGCCTCCGCTTCGCCGACGCCCGATCCATCCTGGAGCCGGCCATCTGGGACCAGGTGTGCCGGCAGGGTGGGCGTTCGAACATCATCGGCGTTCCCCCGTCCTATCCGCCCAGGCGGGTTGACGGCATCTGCGTGGGGTGTTTTCTGACTCCCGACACCGCCCGCAACCGGTACACCCATCCCGCCCTCATCCAGGAGAGGATCTCCCAACTGGTCGGGGACTACCCGGTAGACGTGAGTGGCTTTCGCACCCACCGCAAGGACTGGTTGAAGCAGCAGATCGACTCCATGACACACACCCACTTCGAGGTGGTCCGCCACTTCCTGCGCCACTCCAAGTGGGACTACTTCCAGTTCGTGGAAATCGGCCTGGACCGGATCCACCACGGCTTCTGGCAGTATCACGACCCGCGCCATCGCCTCTTCGAGGCGGGCAACCCCTATTCGGAAGTGGTCGGCGATTACTATCGGCTACTGGACGAGGAGGTGGGGAAGCTGCTGGAACTGCTGGACAAGGAGACGGTCATCCTGGTGGTCTCGGACCACGGAGCCAAGCCTCTGGACGGGGGTTTCTGCGTCAACGAATGGCTCATCCGCCAGGGCTGGCTGGTCTTGAACCGCTATCCCGGGGATGCCACGCCCTTCGGCCAATTGGCGGTCGACTGGGATCGGACCCGGGTCTGGAGCGAGGGAGGCTACTATGCCCGGGTCTTCCTGAACGTCAAGGGCCGGGAGCCTCGCGGAATCATTAGCCCGGAGGACTATGATCCCTTCCGCGACGAGGTGGCCGCCAGGCTGGAAGCCATCCCGGATGACCTGGGCCGTCCCATGGGCACCCAAGTCTTCAAGCCCGAACGGGTCTACCGCTCGGTCCGCAGGGTGGCCCCCGACCTGATCGCCCACTTCGGGGGACTGGCCTGGCGCTCCATCGGATCGGTGGGCCGGCCGGAACTGCACTTGCAGGAGAACGACACCGGCCCCGACGGCTGCAACCACGCCCAGCACGGCGCCTTCATTCTCAACGCCCCCGGACTCTCACGGCGTGGAGAAGTCCAGGGTGCCCACCTGCTGGACATGGCGCCAACGCTGCTCCGGCTAGGCGGCTACGACCTGCCGGGTTCCATGCAGGGAACCCCGCTCTTCAGTTGA
- a CDS encoding type II CAAX endopeptidase family protein encodes MKLPVLTICLILIGINLLAWGLSGGQVAVDLRTGLAALCLNSYFFLFLLLGYPPLQQTLGDWFGPNAGRVLPFATVLWIPYQIYGGATDTLGFLPYLKLALYLTVPLLIVLFTRRLANRFHWQEWLVALVLWLPLDFGLMKGVWTWPAGGLAYGMSALVGTCLGVFCVVCLQGLDGVGYRWRWRAVDWRVAAGYFALYAPVAIGLGLLTGFLQPAEEFASPGALLPMALGIFIFIGIPEELLFRGIIQNLLEKAIGRPTVALGVAALIFGAAHLNNGPSPDWRYFLLATLAGLVYGRAYASTRNLMAPALLHTLVDVAWRGFFR; translated from the coding sequence ATGAAGCTTCCGGTCCTGACGATCTGTCTCATTCTGATAGGCATCAACCTGCTGGCCTGGGGACTCTCCGGCGGGCAGGTCGCTGTCGACCTGCGAACCGGACTGGCGGCCCTCTGCCTGAACAGCTACTTCTTCCTCTTCCTTCTCTTGGGTTACCCACCCCTTCAACAGACTCTCGGGGACTGGTTTGGGCCCAACGCAGGCCGGGTGCTGCCGTTTGCAACCGTTCTCTGGATTCCCTACCAAATTTACGGCGGCGCTACCGATACGCTGGGATTTTTACCGTATCTCAAACTGGCCCTTTACCTGACTGTCCCTCTTCTGATCGTCCTGTTCACCCGAAGGCTTGCCAATCGATTTCACTGGCAGGAGTGGCTGGTGGCGCTGGTGCTGTGGCTTCCCCTGGACTTCGGCTTGATGAAAGGAGTCTGGACCTGGCCCGCTGGGGGCCTGGCTTATGGAATGAGCGCGCTGGTCGGGACCTGCCTGGGTGTGTTCTGCGTGGTCTGCCTGCAGGGCCTGGATGGGGTGGGCTATCGGTGGCGCTGGCGGGCGGTGGACTGGCGGGTTGCCGCGGGGTATTTCGCGCTGTACGCCCCGGTAGCCATCGGGCTGGGCCTTCTGACCGGCTTCCTCCAGCCCGCCGAGGAGTTTGCCTCACCCGGCGCCCTCCTGCCGATGGCGCTGGGAATTTTCATTTTCATCGGCATTCCCGAGGAGCTGCTGTTCCGAGGCATCATTCAGAACCTGCTGGAAAAAGCGATCGGCCGCCCCACTGTGGCTCTGGGAGTGGCCGCGCTCATCTTCGGCGCCGCCCATCTCAACAACGGTCCCAGCCCCGACTGGCGCTACTTCCTGCTGGCCACCCTGGCCGGACTGGTCTACGGCCGAGCCTACGCCAGCACCCGCAACCTGATGGCCCCGGCCCTGCTCCACACCCTGGTCGACGTCGCCTGGCGGGGGTTTTTCCGGTGA
- a CDS encoding BrnT family toxin, protein MDFVDAEHVFKGPLFTFEDNRENYGEQRWITLGLLGTKVVVIVHTETEDALRVISMREADNDEKLLFFSNL, encoded by the coding sequence CTGGATTTCGTCGACGCTGAGCATGTCTTCAAGGGTCCTCTGTTCACCTTTGAAGACAACCGCGAGAACTACGGCGAACAGCGTTGGATCACGCTTGGGCTTTTGGGCACGAAGGTCGTAGTAATCGTGCATACTGAAACTGAAGATGCACTCCGTGTTATTTCCATGCGTGAGGCAGACAACGATGAAAAGCTTCTCTTCTTCAGCAACCTGTAA
- a CDS encoding dihydrodipicolinate synthase family protein: protein MLSQHLHSLLSRGVVIPAHPLALTAGRKLDERRQRALSRYYIAAGSGGLALGVHMTQFSIRDPRHDLFRPVLELTREEMDRADANRPEPLLRIAGICGPTSQAVAEAELIQELGYHAGLLNLAALSQADDQELLDHCREVARVTPVFGFYLQSTIGGRELSYGFWRRFVELPEVVAIKLAPFNRYHTLEVLRAVAEAGREDIALYTGNDDNIVMDLITPHRFRIRGKEVELRIVGGLLGHWAVWTRRAVEILEECHGYRNGDGTLPESVLRLAIEVTDSNAAFFDAANDFRGCVPGLHEVLRRQGLLEGIWCLDPEETLGPGQLEEIDRVYQAYPHLNDDDYVREHRDEWLR from the coding sequence GTGTTGAGTCAACACTTGCATTCCCTGCTTTCCAGGGGAGTGGTCATCCCCGCCCATCCCCTGGCCCTGACGGCCGGCCGCAAGCTGGACGAGCGGCGGCAGCGCGCCTTGTCCCGCTATTACATCGCAGCCGGTTCGGGAGGTCTGGCCCTGGGCGTTCACATGACCCAATTTTCCATCCGGGATCCCAGGCATGACCTGTTTCGACCCGTGCTGGAGTTGACCCGGGAAGAGATGGATCGGGCCGACGCCAACCGGCCGGAGCCCCTGCTGAGGATCGCCGGGATCTGCGGCCCCACGTCTCAAGCGGTGGCCGAGGCGGAACTGATTCAAGAGCTGGGATACCATGCCGGCCTTCTGAACCTGGCCGCCCTGAGCCAGGCCGACGACCAGGAGCTGTTGGACCACTGCCGCGAGGTGGCCCGGGTCACCCCGGTGTTCGGCTTCTACCTGCAGTCGACCATCGGCGGCCGGGAGCTGTCCTACGGGTTCTGGCGCCGATTCGTGGAACTTCCGGAGGTGGTCGCCATCAAGCTGGCGCCCTTCAACCGCTACCACACCCTGGAGGTGCTGCGCGCGGTGGCGGAGGCGGGACGAGAGGACATCGCCCTCTATACAGGAAACGACGACAACATTGTGATGGACCTCATCACCCCTCATCGCTTCCGGATCCGGGGGAAGGAGGTGGAGCTGCGGATCGTCGGGGGCCTGCTGGGGCACTGGGCCGTGTGGACCCGGCGGGCGGTCGAGATCCTGGAGGAGTGCCACGGCTACCGCAACGGCGACGGGACACTGCCGGAATCGGTGCTGAGGCTGGCCATCGAGGTGACCGACAGCAATGCGGCCTTTTTCGATGCGGCCAACGATTTTCGGGGCTGCGTCCCGGGGTTGCACGAAGTGCTGCGCCGCCAGGGCCTGCTGGAGGGCATCTGGTGCCTGGATCCGGAAGAAACCCTGGGACCGGGGCAACTGGAGGAGATCGACCGCGTCTACCAGGCCTATCCCCATCTCAACGACGACGACTATGTGCGGGAGCACCGGGACGAGTGGCTCCGATAG
- a CDS encoding alkaline phosphatase family protein, with protein MTRKPKSLWPTTAWALILGIAFPLSLQAYIGPGAGFAFVSSFLVLLLAVLLAGFSLLSWPLRLLAGLFFKRKRGNRQKTDFSRVVVVGFDGMDPKLAEGFMKEGLLPNFQKLKERGDFTALATSLPAISPVAWSSFSTGVDASYHNIYDFLTRDPCTYAPILSSAQISAASRVFSVGKYLIPLGKPRASLKQKSKPFWNILGERGIFSSIIRVPVTFPPEKFHGVLLSGMCAPDLKGSQGTFSLYTSNGDPSGSALGGTRYPVSLSDNPIRTALHGPENPLIRDGGELTLPMEIRLDPSGDRVRITVSDQEFELEQGSYSPWTRVVFRPGLGMKVHGICLFHLNRISPHFELYASPVHIDPERPILPISHPFIYSVYLAKLIGTYGTLGLAEDTWALNEGAIDEEAFLKQAYLLYEEREKMFFKVLERTPKGVCACVFDTTDRVQHMFFRCLDADHPSNRGKETEKYRNVIRDLYIRMDRLLGRLFQVLDDKTLLLVISDHGFTQFKRGLNLNAWLRDNGYLFLKEGRNESGDWLQGVDWERTRAFALGLTGVFINRKGREARGIVEEGEPLAALRNEISRKLTGLVDPETGQTAIRRVVETERTFTGPYTHEAPDLLVGYNAGYRTSWAGATGRVTPSQFEDNTRHWSGDHCVDPVLVPGVLFSNRKIQQENPGLTDIAPTVLKALGVEQPGHMKGRPLI; from the coding sequence ATGACCCGGAAACCCAAATCCCTGTGGCCGACTACCGCCTGGGCCCTGATCCTGGGAATCGCCTTTCCCCTGTCCCTGCAGGCCTACATTGGACCGGGGGCGGGTTTTGCCTTCGTTTCCTCCTTTCTGGTGCTGCTGCTGGCCGTCCTGCTGGCTGGCTTTTCCCTCCTCTCCTGGCCCCTGCGGCTCCTGGCGGGCCTCTTCTTCAAGCGCAAGCGAGGGAACCGGCAAAAGACCGACTTTTCCCGGGTGGTGGTTGTGGGATTCGACGGCATGGATCCCAAGCTGGCCGAAGGCTTCATGAAGGAGGGTCTGCTACCCAACTTCCAGAAGCTGAAGGAGCGGGGCGACTTCACCGCACTGGCCACCAGCTTGCCGGCCATTTCCCCGGTGGCCTGGTCCTCCTTCTCCACCGGAGTGGACGCCTCCTACCACAACATCTACGACTTCCTCACCCGGGACCCCTGCACCTACGCCCCCATCCTGTCCTCGGCCCAGATCAGCGCCGCCTCCCGGGTGTTCTCGGTGGGCAAGTACCTGATCCCCCTGGGAAAGCCCCGGGCCAGCCTGAAACAAAAGAGCAAGCCCTTCTGGAATATTCTGGGTGAACGGGGCATCTTCAGTTCCATCATCCGCGTCCCGGTCACCTTCCCGCCGGAGAAGTTTCACGGAGTGCTGCTCTCCGGCATGTGCGCTCCCGACCTGAAGGGCTCTCAGGGAACCTTCTCGCTTTACACCAGCAACGGCGACCCCTCCGGATCAGCGCTCGGAGGAACGCGGTACCCGGTCTCCCTCAGCGACAACCCGATCCGCACCGCGCTCCACGGGCCAGAGAACCCGCTGATTCGCGACGGGGGAGAGTTGACCTTGCCCATGGAGATCCGGCTGGACCCCTCCGGAGACCGGGTTCGCATTACCGTCTCGGACCAGGAGTTCGAGCTGGAACAGGGTAGCTACTCTCCCTGGACTCGGGTGGTCTTTCGACCCGGGCTGGGAATGAAGGTCCACGGGATCTGCCTCTTCCACCTGAATCGAATCTCGCCCCACTTCGAGCTCTACGCCTCCCCCGTCCACATCGATCCCGAACGCCCCATCCTGCCGATCTCGCACCCCTTCATCTACTCAGTCTACCTGGCCAAGCTGATCGGGACCTACGGCACCCTGGGGCTGGCGGAAGACACTTGGGCCCTCAACGAGGGGGCCATCGACGAAGAGGCCTTCCTCAAGCAGGCCTACCTGCTGTACGAAGAGCGGGAGAAGATGTTCTTCAAGGTCCTGGAGCGCACCCCCAAAGGAGTCTGCGCCTGCGTCTTCGACACCACCGATCGGGTTCAGCACATGTTCTTCAGGTGCCTGGACGCCGATCACCCCTCCAACCGCGGCAAGGAAACCGAGAAATACCGGAACGTGATCCGCGACCTCTACATTCGAATGGATCGCCTGTTGGGTCGGCTATTCCAGGTCCTCGACGACAAGACCCTTTTGCTGGTCATCTCCGACCACGGGTTCACCCAGTTCAAGCGGGGACTCAATCTGAATGCCTGGCTTCGGGACAACGGCTATCTCTTCCTCAAGGAGGGTCGCAACGAGAGCGGCGATTGGCTGCAGGGAGTCGACTGGGAACGAACCCGAGCCTTCGCCCTGGGACTGACCGGAGTGTTCATCAACCGCAAAGGACGAGAAGCCAGGGGAATCGTGGAGGAGGGCGAGCCCCTGGCGGCCTTGAGAAACGAAATCTCCCGGAAGCTGACCGGGCTGGTCGACCCCGAGACGGGCCAAACCGCCATTCGGAGGGTGGTTGAAACGGAGAGAACCTTTACCGGCCCCTATACCCACGAGGCTCCCGATCTGCTGGTAGGATACAATGCCGGCTATCGAACCTCGTGGGCCGGCGCCACGGGACGGGTCACCCCATCGCAGTTCGAGGACAACACCCGGCACTGGAGCGGCGACCACTGCGTGGACCCCGTCCTGGTTCCCGGTGTCCTCTTCAGCAATCGAAAGATCCAACAGGAGAATCCCGGGCTGACCGACATCGCTCCCACCGTGCTCAAGGCGCTGGGAGTGGAGCAGCCGGGCCACATGAAGGGACGCCCCCTGATTTAG
- a CDS encoding bifunctional ADP-heptose synthase: METRVKNSLECIRQISGVRVLVVGDVMLDTYLACRALGVADEAPVPLLEVRSQSRALGGAANVARNLARLGAHTALTGMVGGDSEAEAVKRLLRESGVEGALLESHRPTTLKTRVLSGDHYYLRLDEEELSPLTEAEQAALAARIEARLSEVDLLVVSDYDKGLLSPSLAERIERLARESGRRIVADLKPRNALNWRHLHLIAPNLSEARSLSAQLDSGGEPGDDVETIAETLRCRMGCAVVLKMGSQGMLIAPPSGSTCRLDALCPSPVEVSGAGDTVLATLAAALAQGADLHQAARLANLAASISVSRPGTHAVSAAELTEAVTQSEKAQGA, from the coding sequence ATGGAAACACGAGTCAAGAATAGCCTGGAATGCATCCGGCAGATCTCCGGCGTGCGGGTGCTGGTGGTCGGCGATGTCATGCTGGACACCTACCTGGCTTGCCGGGCCTTGGGCGTGGCCGACGAAGCCCCCGTCCCCCTGCTGGAAGTCCGAAGCCAGTCCCGGGCGCTTGGGGGAGCCGCCAACGTGGCGCGCAACCTGGCCCGGCTGGGTGCCCACACCGCCCTGACAGGAATGGTAGGAGGCGATTCCGAGGCCGAGGCGGTTAAAAGGCTGCTGCGGGAATCGGGTGTGGAGGGGGCCCTGCTCGAGAGTCATAGGCCGACCACTCTCAAGACCCGCGTGCTATCGGGAGATCACTACTACCTTCGGCTGGACGAAGAAGAACTCTCGCCTTTGACCGAAGCCGAACAGGCTGCTTTGGCTGCCCGAATCGAAGCTCGATTGAGCGAGGTCGATCTGCTGGTGGTCTCCGACTACGACAAGGGGTTGCTCTCTCCGAGCCTGGCCGAGCGGATCGAACGCTTGGCCCGGGAGAGCGGCCGCCGGATCGTGGCCGACCTCAAGCCCCGAAACGCCCTCAACTGGCGCCACCTGCACCTGATCGCCCCCAACCTGAGCGAAGCCCGTTCCCTTAGCGCCCAACTCGATTCCGGAGGGGAACCGGGCGATGACGTCGAGACCATTGCCGAAACGCTCAGATGCCGGATGGGCTGTGCTGTAGTTCTGAAGATGGGCAGCCAGGGCATGCTGATTGCGCCACCCTCCGGCTCCACCTGCCGCCTTGATGCCCTCTGCCCTTCCCCGGTGGAGGTCTCGGGAGCCGGCGACACAGTGCTGGCAACGCTGGCCGCCGCTCTGGCCCAGGGCGCCGATCTGCACCAGGCCGCCCGGCTGGCCAACCTGGCCGCGTCCATCTCCGTCTCCAGGCCCGGCACCCACGCCGTCTCGGCAGCCGAGCTGACGGAGGCGGTGACTCAATCAGAAAAGGCACAAGGTGCCTGA